Proteins encoded by one window of Gordonia jinghuaiqii:
- a CDS encoding dihydrofolate reductase family protein yields MAQLLRVQNFSVSQDGVGAGENQSFERPFGDGVEPWDLMSWAGATASWPNRTDPGGSRGLDDYFTRDFTHNIGAEIMGRNKFGHQRGPWTDHEWQGWWGDEPPFHSPVFVLTHHLRPSFTLSDTTFHFIDATPAEAAEQAKAAAGGKDVRIGGGVSTVREFLDADLIDTMHVAVAPITIGSGLRLWESSDDLADRFHIEKIPSPSGVTHHLFWRK; encoded by the coding sequence ATGGCGCAGCTACTCAGGGTGCAGAATTTCTCGGTCTCCCAGGACGGGGTCGGCGCGGGTGAGAACCAGAGCTTCGAGCGTCCCTTCGGAGATGGCGTCGAACCCTGGGACCTGATGTCCTGGGCCGGTGCCACGGCCAGCTGGCCCAACCGGACCGACCCCGGAGGTAGTCGCGGGCTCGACGACTACTTCACCCGCGACTTCACCCACAACATCGGTGCCGAGATCATGGGCCGCAACAAGTTCGGGCACCAGCGCGGGCCGTGGACCGACCACGAATGGCAGGGGTGGTGGGGCGATGAGCCGCCCTTCCACTCACCTGTCTTTGTCCTGACCCACCACCTCCGTCCGTCGTTCACCCTGAGTGACACCACATTTCACTTCATCGACGCCACTCCGGCCGAGGCTGCCGAACAGGCCAAGGCGGCCGCCGGTGGCAAGGATGTGCGGATCGGTGGTGGTGTCAGCACCGTGCGCGAGTTCCTCGACGCCGACCTCATCGACACGATGCACGTGGCCGTCGCGCCCATCACGATCGGAAGTGGCCTGCGGCTGTGGGAGTCGTCCGACGACCTGGCAGACCGTTTCCACATCGAGAAGATCCCGAGCCCCAGCGGTGTCACCCACCATCTGTTCTGGCGCAAATAG
- a CDS encoding pyridoxamine 5'-phosphate oxidase family protein, with translation MALTTTEREAFLAEPHVAALSVEAEPGRAPLTVPIWYHYEPGGRPWLLTGTESRKLQLIRAAGRFTLMVDEVSPRLMYVSVSGDAVDMVAGTRGDLQEMASRYLPPQAVDPYLEMAERDHGPQTKLYLEPKQWVSLNLGSL, from the coding sequence ATGGCACTCACCACAACCGAACGAGAAGCGTTTCTGGCCGAGCCGCACGTCGCCGCGCTGTCGGTGGAGGCCGAGCCCGGCCGCGCACCGCTGACGGTGCCGATCTGGTACCACTACGAACCCGGCGGCCGCCCGTGGCTGCTCACCGGCACCGAGTCGCGCAAATTGCAGCTGATCCGGGCGGCCGGCCGGTTCACGCTCATGGTCGACGAGGTGTCGCCGCGGCTGATGTATGTGTCGGTCTCCGGCGACGCCGTGGACATGGTGGCCGGTACCCGTGGTGACCTGCAAGAAATGGCGTCTCGCTACCTTCCGCCGCAAGCGGTGGACCCGTACCTCGAGATGGCCGAGCGGGACCACGGACCGCAGACCAAGCTGTACCTCGAGCCCAAGCAGTGGGTGTCGCTGAACCTCGGGAGTCTGTGA
- a CDS encoding TetR/AcrR family transcriptional regulator has protein sequence MTAHPQTSPPDGSGTRRRRPADRRRLIVDAAAKAFSDGGYHAVRLDDIANAVGISAPALYRHFPNKYALFAETTAQLATDLRTTLDTVDTEGPGELRSLIEAITTTSFENRRKGGLYRWESRYLEAADSAIVRDVVVHQHRRVRAAARRLRPSLSDADANLITAAMTSVAASPTTHRAALPLREVAVLIPDAALGLLDAELPGPAAPGEPAVAGLAPAAKREVILTEAINLFAARGFRDVTIEDIAHAADLPASGVYRHFPSKVAILEASFWRATDRVTSTISDALAASTTPHQAIVTMVDRYVRLACSTTELISIYETEIGHASPEARAALHNQQRITVDEFATWVSRERQGLTIPQTRFLVHAALNVVTDLSRQSPQPSPERIETLSTRILLGTNSVAD, from the coding sequence ATGACCGCGCACCCCCAGACGTCGCCGCCCGACGGGTCGGGCACGCGGCGTCGCCGTCCCGCCGATCGGCGCCGGCTCATCGTCGACGCCGCGGCCAAGGCCTTCAGCGACGGCGGCTATCACGCGGTCCGTCTCGACGACATCGCCAACGCGGTCGGCATCTCCGCACCGGCCCTGTATCGCCACTTCCCCAACAAGTACGCGTTGTTCGCCGAGACCACGGCCCAACTGGCAACGGACCTGCGCACCACCCTCGACACGGTCGACACCGAGGGTCCGGGTGAACTTCGCTCGCTGATCGAGGCGATCACGACCACGTCGTTCGAGAACCGCCGCAAAGGCGGTCTCTACCGCTGGGAGTCGCGGTACCTCGAGGCCGCGGACTCCGCCATCGTGCGCGACGTCGTGGTCCATCAGCACCGCCGCGTGCGCGCCGCGGCCCGTCGACTCCGGCCATCGTTGTCCGACGCCGACGCGAATCTGATCACCGCGGCGATGACGAGCGTCGCGGCCAGTCCGACGACCCATCGCGCCGCACTGCCGTTGCGCGAGGTCGCCGTGCTGATCCCCGACGCCGCCCTCGGCCTGCTCGACGCCGAGCTCCCCGGACCGGCCGCACCCGGCGAGCCCGCGGTGGCCGGTCTGGCGCCCGCCGCCAAACGCGAGGTGATCCTGACCGAGGCGATCAATTTGTTTGCCGCGCGGGGTTTCCGGGACGTCACCATCGAGGACATCGCCCACGCCGCCGACCTCCCGGCGTCCGGGGTGTACCGGCACTTCCCGAGCAAGGTGGCGATTCTCGAGGCGTCGTTCTGGCGGGCCACCGATCGGGTGACCTCCACGATCTCCGACGCCCTTGCCGCGTCGACGACCCCGCACCAGGCGATTGTCACCATGGTCGACCGTTACGTCCGGTTGGCTTGCAGCACAACCGAACTGATCAGCATCTACGAAACCGAGATCGGCCACGCCAGCCCCGAGGCGCGTGCGGCGTTGCACAACCAGCAGCGCATCACCGTCGACGAGTTCGCCACCTGGGTCAGTCGCGAACGGCAAGGGCTCACGATCCCGCAGACCCGGTTCCTGGTCCACGCGGCGCTCAACGTGGTCACCGACCTCTCGCGTCAGTCGCCGCAACCCTCCCCGGAGCGCATCGAGACACTGTCGACCCGAATCCTGTTGGGCACCAACTCCGTCGCCGATTGA
- a CDS encoding isocitrate lyase/PEP mutase family protein — translation MTALAGKATALLELHQPGNPVILPTVWDAWSASLAVSAGFTALTVGSHPVSDSIGKPDNEGLTFTELTTRIKQITDAVDVPISVDIEAGYGEDPKTLIDGLLDAGAVGLNIEDTVHSEGGRLREAQEHADFVGALRAASDATDVHMVINARTDLFLKQVGDESDRVDRAIARLTLCADAGADVLYPVGFHDDATYKRLVDELPLPINAIGHPVNHTKAALAALGVGRVSFGPLFQMVLAERAAEVLAPWK, via the coding sequence ATGACTGCACTCGCCGGCAAGGCCACCGCTCTGCTCGAACTCCACCAGCCCGGGAACCCGGTGATCCTGCCGACGGTCTGGGACGCGTGGTCGGCGAGCCTGGCCGTATCGGCGGGCTTCACCGCGCTCACCGTGGGCAGCCACCCGGTCTCGGACTCGATCGGCAAGCCCGACAACGAAGGTCTCACCTTCACCGAGCTCACCACCCGGATCAAGCAGATCACCGACGCCGTCGACGTCCCCATCTCCGTCGACATCGAAGCCGGTTACGGCGAGGACCCGAAAACCCTCATCGACGGCCTGCTCGACGCCGGGGCCGTCGGCCTCAACATCGAAGACACCGTCCACAGCGAGGGCGGACGCCTCCGCGAGGCACAGGAACATGCCGACTTCGTCGGGGCGCTGCGCGCGGCGTCGGATGCCACCGACGTCCACATGGTGATCAACGCCCGCACCGACCTTTTCCTCAAGCAGGTGGGGGATGAGTCCGACCGCGTCGACCGAGCCATCGCGCGCCTGACGCTGTGCGCCGACGCCGGTGCCGACGTGCTGTACCCCGTGGGCTTCCACGACGACGCCACCTACAAGCGACTCGTCGACGAACTGCCGTTGCCGATCAATGCGATCGGGCACCCCGTGAACCACACCAAGGCCGCTTTGGCCGCACTCGGGGTGGGTCGGGTCAGCTTCGGACCGCTTTTCCAGATGGTGCTGGCCGAGCGTGCCGCGGAAGTTCTCGCGCCCTGGAAGTAG